From a single Canis lupus baileyi chromosome 14, mCanLup2.hap1, whole genome shotgun sequence genomic region:
- the NRBP2 gene encoding nuclear receptor-binding protein 2 isoform X2, with the protein MAAPEPAPRRGREREREDESEDESDILEESPCGRWQKRREQVNQGNMPGVQSTFLAMDTEEGVEVVWNELHFADRKAFAAHEEKIQTMFEQLVLVDHPNIVKLHKYWLDASDAWARVIFITEYVSSGSLKQFLKKTKKNHKAMNARAWKRWCTQILSALSFLHACSPPIIHGNLTSDTIFIQHNGLIKIGSVWHRIFSNALPDDLRSPIRAEREELRNLHFFPPEYGEVADGTAVDIFSFGMCALEMAVLEIQANGDTRVTEEAITRARHSLSDPNMREFILSCLARDPAHRPSAHNLLFHRVLFEVHSLKLLAAHCFIQHQYLMPENVVEEKTKAVDLHAVLAEIPRPPWPPLQWRYSEVSCLELDKFLEDVRNGIYPLMNFAAARPLGLPRVLAPPPEEAQKAKTPTPEPFDSETRKVVQMQCNLERSEDKARWHLTLLLVLEDRLHRQLTYDLLPTDSAQDLAAELVHYGFVHEDDRTKLAAFLESTFLKYLGAQP; encoded by the exons ATGGCGGCCCCGGAGCCAGCGCCCAGGCGGggccgggagcgggagcgggaggaTGAGAGCGAGGACGAGAGCGACATCCTGGAGGAGAGCCCGTGCGGCCGCTGGCAGAAGCGGCGGGAGCAg gtgAACCAGGGGAACATGCCCGGGGTCCAGAGCACCTTCCTGGCCATGGACACAgaggagggggtggaggtggtgtGGAACGAGTTGCACTTCGCCGACAGGAAGGCCTTCGCAGCCCATGAG GAGAAGATCCAGACCATGTTTGAGCAGCTGGTGCTGGTCGACCACCCCAACATTGTCAAGCTGCACAAGTACTGGCTGGATGCCTCAGACGCCTGGGCGCGG GTCATCTTCATCACGGAGTATGTGTCGTCGGGCAGCCTCAAGCAATTCCTCAAAAAGACCAAGAAAAACCACAAGGCCATGAACGCTCGG GCCTGGAAGCGCTGGTGCACACAGATCCTGTCTGCACTCAG CTTTCTACATGCCTGCAGCCCCCCCATCATCCACGGGAACCTGACCAGCGATACTATCTTCATACAGCACAACGGCCTCATCAAGATTGGCTCCG TGTGGCACCGCATCTTCTCCAACG CACTCCCAGACGACCTCCGAAGCCCTATACGTGCGGAGCGTGAGGAACTACGGAACCTGCATTTCTTCCCCCCAGAGTACGGCG AGGTTGCCGATGGCACTGCTGTGGACATCTTCTCCTTTGGGATGTGTGCGCTGGAG ATGGCTGTGCTGGAGATCCAAGCCAACGGGGACACCCGGGTCACGGAAGAGGCCATCACTCGTGCCAGGCACTCACTAAGTGACCCCAACATGCGG GAGTTCATCCTCTCGTGCCTGGCCCGGGACCCCGCCCATCGGCCCTCTGCCCACAACCTCCTCTTCCATCGAGTGCTCTTCGAAGTGCATTCTCTGAAGCTCCTGGCAGCTCACTGCTTCATCCAGCACCAAT ACCTCATGCCTGAGAATGTGGTGGAGGAAAAAACCAAGGCGGTGGACCTGCATGCAGTCCTGGCAGAGATCCCCCGGCCGCCCTGGCCCCCACTGCAGTGGCG GTACTCGGAGGTCTCCTGCTTGGAGCTTGACAAATTCCTGGAGGATGTCAG GAACGGGATCTACCCACTGATGAACTTTGCCGCTGCtcggcccctggggctgccccgtGTGCTGGCCCCACCCCCTGAGGAGGCCCAGAAGGCCAAGACCCCGACGCCAGAACCTTTTGACTCGGAGACCAGAAAG GTGGTCCAGATGCAGTGCAACCTAGAGAGGAGTGAGGACAAAGCCCGCTGGCAT ctcaCTCTGCTTCTGGTGCTGGAGGACCGGCTGCACCGGCAGCTCACTTACGACCTGCTCCCAA CGGACAGTGCCCAGGACCTCGCCGCCGAGCTGGTACACTATGGCTTCGTTCATGAG GATGACCGGACCAAGCTGGCTGCCTTCCTGGAAAGCACCTTCCTCAAGTACCTTGGAGCTCAGCCATGA
- the NRBP2 gene encoding nuclear receptor-binding protein 2 isoform X1, which yields MAAPEPAPRRGREREREDESEDESDILEESPCGRWQKRREQVNQGNMPGVQSTFLAMDTEEGVEVVWNELHFADRKAFAAHEEKIQTMFEQLVLVDHPNIVKLHKYWLDASDAWARVIFITEYVSSGSLKQFLKKTKKNHKAMNARSIRHQAWKRWCTQILSALSFLHACSPPIIHGNLTSDTIFIQHNGLIKIGSVWHRIFSNALPDDLRSPIRAEREELRNLHFFPPEYGEVADGTAVDIFSFGMCALEMAVLEIQANGDTRVTEEAITRARHSLSDPNMREFILSCLARDPAHRPSAHNLLFHRVLFEVHSLKLLAAHCFIQHQYLMPENVVEEKTKAVDLHAVLAEIPRPPWPPLQWRYSEVSCLELDKFLEDVRNGIYPLMNFAAARPLGLPRVLAPPPEEAQKAKTPTPEPFDSETRKVVQMQCNLERSEDKARWHLTLLLVLEDRLHRQLTYDLLPTDSAQDLAAELVHYGFVHEDDRTKLAAFLESTFLKYLGAQP from the exons ATGGCGGCCCCGGAGCCAGCGCCCAGGCGGggccgggagcgggagcgggaggaTGAGAGCGAGGACGAGAGCGACATCCTGGAGGAGAGCCCGTGCGGCCGCTGGCAGAAGCGGCGGGAGCAg gtgAACCAGGGGAACATGCCCGGGGTCCAGAGCACCTTCCTGGCCATGGACACAgaggagggggtggaggtggtgtGGAACGAGTTGCACTTCGCCGACAGGAAGGCCTTCGCAGCCCATGAG GAGAAGATCCAGACCATGTTTGAGCAGCTGGTGCTGGTCGACCACCCCAACATTGTCAAGCTGCACAAGTACTGGCTGGATGCCTCAGACGCCTGGGCGCGG GTCATCTTCATCACGGAGTATGTGTCGTCGGGCAGCCTCAAGCAATTCCTCAAAAAGACCAAGAAAAACCACAAGGCCATGAACGCTCGG TCCATCCGCCACCAGGCCTGGAAGCGCTGGTGCACACAGATCCTGTCTGCACTCAG CTTTCTACATGCCTGCAGCCCCCCCATCATCCACGGGAACCTGACCAGCGATACTATCTTCATACAGCACAACGGCCTCATCAAGATTGGCTCCG TGTGGCACCGCATCTTCTCCAACG CACTCCCAGACGACCTCCGAAGCCCTATACGTGCGGAGCGTGAGGAACTACGGAACCTGCATTTCTTCCCCCCAGAGTACGGCG AGGTTGCCGATGGCACTGCTGTGGACATCTTCTCCTTTGGGATGTGTGCGCTGGAG ATGGCTGTGCTGGAGATCCAAGCCAACGGGGACACCCGGGTCACGGAAGAGGCCATCACTCGTGCCAGGCACTCACTAAGTGACCCCAACATGCGG GAGTTCATCCTCTCGTGCCTGGCCCGGGACCCCGCCCATCGGCCCTCTGCCCACAACCTCCTCTTCCATCGAGTGCTCTTCGAAGTGCATTCTCTGAAGCTCCTGGCAGCTCACTGCTTCATCCAGCACCAAT ACCTCATGCCTGAGAATGTGGTGGAGGAAAAAACCAAGGCGGTGGACCTGCATGCAGTCCTGGCAGAGATCCCCCGGCCGCCCTGGCCCCCACTGCAGTGGCG GTACTCGGAGGTCTCCTGCTTGGAGCTTGACAAATTCCTGGAGGATGTCAG GAACGGGATCTACCCACTGATGAACTTTGCCGCTGCtcggcccctggggctgccccgtGTGCTGGCCCCACCCCCTGAGGAGGCCCAGAAGGCCAAGACCCCGACGCCAGAACCTTTTGACTCGGAGACCAGAAAG GTGGTCCAGATGCAGTGCAACCTAGAGAGGAGTGAGGACAAAGCCCGCTGGCAT ctcaCTCTGCTTCTGGTGCTGGAGGACCGGCTGCACCGGCAGCTCACTTACGACCTGCTCCCAA CGGACAGTGCCCAGGACCTCGCCGCCGAGCTGGTACACTATGGCTTCGTTCATGAG GATGACCGGACCAAGCTGGCTGCCTTCCTGGAAAGCACCTTCCTCAAGTACCTTGGAGCTCAGCCATGA